The genomic region GCCAGCTGACGGGTGAGCGCGGACCAGCGTTCGTGCCAGTCCGCCTGCGCGGTGTCCGCATCGCCTGCCGAGGCCAGTGCCCAGGCCAGCAACTCCTCCGCGGTCAGCCGCAGCCCGTGCGGCAACCGGGCGACCAGGTGGCTGCCGCGGTCGATCCGCGCCAGCAGCCCCGCCCCGACCAGTGACGACTTGCCGACGCCAGAGGCGCCGAAGACGGGCAGCACCGGAACCTGTTGCTCCTCCAGCAACTCCAGCAGCCGGCGCGTCTCCCCGGCACGCCCGTGGAACACCGCGCTGTCCCGCTCGGTGAAGGCCAACAGCTCGCGGTAAGGGCTGTCGGCGAGCAACCGGGACCGCAACTGCGGCCACTCGTGCGCGAGCGACTCCACGGTCAGGGCATAACCGGTCCTGCGCCGCTGATCCCCTTCGACCGCGACGACCACCCCGATCACTCCCCGGTACTCCTCGTCCCACACCGGAGCACCGCTGAACCCGCCGGCCAGGGCGAACCCAGCGCCCTCATCGCAGGTCAGCTGCCACCAGCCGGTCCCCTCACGACCTTCGATGGTGCCGCGCGTCCACACCCCGGCGTCCTTGTCCCCGGTCTGCCCGGCGCAGCGCGGGAAACCGAAGGTCCGCCAGCGGTGCCCAGCGAGGTCGTCGGCTTCCACGATCCGCATGGGCAGCACGCCCGCCGGCGGCTGGCCGGTCAGTTGCAGCACAGCCACGTCACCGCTGTTGTCAGCGGCCACCGGCACGCTGAAGTGCACGGTGGTCTCCGCCTGCGGACGGCCTGGCAGCAGGGGGAAGTCCACGGTCACCGGCAGGCCGGGCGGCAGCGGCTCGCTGTCCGCGAGGCCGGCGATGGGCGCGAGGACGTGGGCGCAGGTGAGCAGAAGTCCATCGGGGATCAGGAACGCGACACCGACCGGTCGCCCCTCGTGCAGCACTCGTGCCGTGCCGCGCTCCCAGGCGAGGCGCACGTCACCGGTCCGCTCCACCACCGTCGCCCCCGATGCCGATTCGATGAAGCCGAATGAGCTGGGAACTGTAGTGGCACAGGTTTGATCGCAGGTGCGGTTCGAAGTTTCCGCGGCACCTGACTGGAGACCTTGCCGGCGCCCGCCACTGCCAGCGTCTCAGCCGCCCATGGCCTCCTGCCTGACGCGGTCGAACTGCGCCCCCATGGCCTCGGCCAGCACCTGGGCGGCGGAGAGCGGCCGCACCATCACGGTCAGCTGGTCGACCAGTCCGTTCTCGTCCAGGTGCAGGAAGTCGCAGCCCTCCACCAGGGTCTCGCCGATGCGAGCCTCGAAGACCAGGGCGTGGTCGCGGTCGCCGCCGATCTCGCGGACGTAGCGGAAGTCCTCGAACACCCGCAGCACGCCCCGCAGGATCGCCGCTGTGATCGGCTTGCCCTGGTAGGGGCGGAAAGCCACCGGACTGGTGAACACCACGTCGTCGGCCAGGGCGGCCGCGAGGGCCTCCGGATCACGGGCTTCGACCGCTGCGCGGAATCTCCTCATGACGGAATCCTAGTCAGGTTGGTCTCGGAAATAACCGCCGCAACGGTGCTCCATCTAGGACAGAGGCTGTCCGCCTTCCGTCCTACGGTCGCCCCATGAACGAAAGGCCGAAGAAGATCCTGGTCACCGGTGCGACCGGCCTGGTGGGCAGGCACGTCGTCGACCAGCTCCGCCAGGCGGGGATGTCCGTGCGTGCGTTGACCCGCGACCCCGCGGCGGCCGGCCTGCCAGCGGGAGTCGAGGTGGTGCGGGGCGATCTGACCGAGCCCGCCACCCTCGCGCCCGCCTTCGACGGGGTGGACCGGCTGTACCTGTTCGCCGTGCCGGAGACCGCTCGCGAGGTCGTCGCGCTGGCCAGGCAGGCGGGTGTGCGCAGGGTGGTCGTGCTCTCCGCCGCGGCCGTCACCGCCGGCCTGGACACCTACCACCACCCACGGGTGGAGCAGGCGGTGCGGGAGTCCGGTCTGGAGTGGACGATGGTGCGGCCGGGCGAGTTCATGACGAACGTGCTGCCGGTCTGGGCCCCGTCCATCCGGGCCGAGCGGGTGGTCCGCTACCCCTTCGCCGACCAGGTCGGGGTGCCGGTGCACGAGGCGGACGTGGCGGCCGTCGCCGTCGCGGCACTCCTGGAGGACCGCCACGCCGGCGCCTGCTACACCCTCACCGGGCCCGCCCAGATCACCTACCGCCAACAGGTCGAGGCCATCGGCGCGGCACTGGGCGAGC from Crossiella sp. CA-258035 harbors:
- a CDS encoding nuclear transport factor 2 family protein, which gives rise to MRRFRAAVEARDPEALAAALADDVVFTSPVAFRPYQGKPITAAILRGVLRVFEDFRYVREIGGDRDHALVFEARIGETLVEGCDFLHLDENGLVDQLTVMVRPLSAAQVLAEAMGAQFDRVRQEAMGG
- a CDS encoding NAD(P)H-binding protein, giving the protein MNERPKKILVTGATGLVGRHVVDQLRQAGMSVRALTRDPAAAGLPAGVEVVRGDLTEPATLAPAFDGVDRLYLFAVPETAREVVALARQAGVRRVVVLSAAAVTAGLDTYHHPRVEQAVRESGLEWTMVRPGEFMTNVLPVWAPSIRAERVVRYPFADQVGVPVHEADVAAVAVAALLEDRHAGACYTLTGPAQITYRQQVEAIGAALGEPVRYEEVTREHARALLKAQGGAAAASADLLLGFADYDGADGSGQDGTSDQDYSALLRPWPGVREATGRPARTFAEWARDHVADFR